The following coding sequences are from one Anopheles bellator chromosome X, idAnoBellAS_SP24_06.2, whole genome shotgun sequence window:
- the LOC131213478 gene encoding uncharacterized protein LOC131213478: MLTLLRIIELVLLMLAVMATGSPYADDFPYHAYRPPQDTFPTGGKAHGTSMSGASSKGGGTEGTADGRDFRKDQAFDETGSINSANDAVRYHKLDNQLNGQRVLDTSKGTTVDKVKHLAGENFEADKTHNRKHIKSGFSNSYHKDESGSKSSYYEDSDDRGGKQVFDNRQNLRNDYADKLYSQDRRNDFLRDHYDDRQGGTDLHDGHNHHRVAAQDRGNRHGYRDGYAHGDRNDQRYGATAYGGYDYYQPSNYQQRSVVAHHQPFDGSYHQQRSYYEPRPPFTTSPLQSGPITIYEDPRHYQAHWPVPPYAPYHTMPREQLLDADTALSRDANRLVDGDFSGRRRLVYKFNSLPPPAGDYRRRY; encoded by the exons ATGCTGACTTTGCTAAGGATCATCGAGCtagtgctgctgatgctggcggtgatggccaccggcagcccgTACGCGGACGACTTCCCGTACCACGCGTACCGACCCCCGCAGGATACCTTCCCGACTGGTGGAAAGGCCCACGGCACCAGCATGTCGGGCGCCAGCTCGAAGGGCGGCGGCACCGAGGGCACTGCCGACGGTCGCGACTTTCGCAAGGACCAAGCATTCGACGAGACGGGCAGCATCAATTCGGCCAATGACGCGGTGCGCTACCACAAGCTGGACAACCAGCTGAACGGCCAACGGGTGCTGGATACGAGCAAGGGCACGACGGTCGACAAGGTGAAGCACCTGGCGGGCGAAAACTTTGAGGCCGACAAGACGCACAACCGGAAGCACATCAAGTCGGGCTTCAGCAACTCGTACCATAAGGACGAAAGTGGCAGCAAGAGCTCGTACTACGAGGACTCCGACGACCGGGGCGGCAAACAGGTGTTCGACAATCGGCAGAACCTGCGCAACGACTACGCGGACAAGCTGTACAGCCAGGACCGGCGGAACGACTTCCTGCGTGACCACTACGATGACCGGCAGGGCGGCACAGATCTGCACGATGGGCACAACCATCATCGGGTGGCGGCCCAGGATCGGG GCAATAGACACGGTTATCGTGATGGCTACGCTCACGGAGACCGCAACGATCAACGGTACGGGGCGACGGCGTACGGCGGCTATGACTACTATCAACCTTCGAACTATCAGCAGCGATCGGTGGTCGCGCACCACCAACCGTTCGATGGTTCCTACCATCAGCAGCGGTCGTACTATGAACCGCGCCCACCGTTCACGACGAGCCCGCTTCAATCGGGGCCGATCACGATCTACGAGGATCCGCGCCATTATCAGGCCCACTGGCCGGTACCTCCCTACGCCCCGTACCACACGATGCCCCGGGAGCAGCTTCTGGACGCTGACACTGCACTCAGCCGGGACGCGAACCGCTTGGTGGACGGCGACTTCTCCGGACGGCGTCGGCTCGTGTATAAGTTCAATTCGTTGCCCCCACCAGCCGGCGACTACCGGCGACGGTACTAA
- the LOC131213477 gene encoding UV excision repair protein RAD23 homolog B-like: MNKRNKTTPQLTATGVGSDASQSTLQAGADRTASIKHTDSLHQGGNWSKEIEARSTKDRSAQTGLTTEEQSLSLTSSSTAVTPTSTCINQPPASVDVAKGEKATTSSDAASEDLLNNAKRIIAMGFSEESTTAALEICANNPDRAVEYLLNESVDGLSASAGGGTTGDAWGSLEVLRENPFFGEMMYQMREQPDRLPMLLNMFQYRYPQHMRSIADNPKQFLKLSKDAPQTAPISLPPSQSITTELVDSVPLPSATNAIDRLSGTTNERTTKR, from the exons ATGAATAAAAGGAACAAAACGACACCCCAGCTCACTGCTACGGGTGTTGGGAGTGATGCTTCGCAAAGCACCTTACAGGCGGGTGCCGACAGGACAGCGTCGATTAAGCACACGGATTCCCTCCACCAGGGGGGTAACTGGAGCAAGGAGATTGAGGCGAGATCCACTAAAGACAGATCGGCACAAACTGGATTGACCACCGAGGAACAATCATTGTCGTTGACTTCATCGTCGACGGCCGTAACACCTACTAGTACCTGCATCAATCAACCGCCGGCTTCGGTCGACGTTGCAAAGGGTGAAAAAGCCACCACTTCGAGCGATGCCGCGTCGGAGGACCTACTAAACAATGCAAAAAGAATTATAG CGATGGGCTTTTCTGAAGAGAGCACCACCGCCGCGCTGGAAATTTGCGCTAATAATCCAGACCGTGCCGTCGAGTATCTTCTGAACGAGAGCGTGGACGGGTTATCAGctagtgctggtggtggcacgACCGGTGACGCTTGGGGTTCGCTTGAGGTTCTTCGtgaaaatccattttttgggGAAATGATGTACCAAATGAGAGAGCAGCCCGATCGGCTACCTATGCTACTGAATATGTTCCAATATAGATATCCGCAGCATATGCGGAGCATCGCCGATAACCCGAAACAGTTTCTGAAACTGAGCAAAGATGCCCCGCAGACGGCACCAATCAGCTTGCCACCATCGCAAAGTATTACCACCGAACTGGTTGACAGTGTGCCGTTGCCGTCTGCCACTAACGCAATTGATCGTCTCTCGGGTACGACAAATGAACGAACAACGAAGCGGTGA
- the LOC131213476 gene encoding uncharacterized protein LOC131213476 produces the protein MSGNNACPGCTVIVLCGVVVVLTFAAIVPEQPSVWPRWSPELSKLLELVFAAVDRIDVVNSTTDTTNDPALGALLRYRTVRWYTADPMPSECADGNKLGEDLGDERAKRMQWLWNQNSHDGGGYLIYGDLSALLGRYVCLFDPAATYLLSGGVADAGLERPQLLSALRLIWTKRGAFRVFVHLRDAILTYNPFVKSRANNGDGCVSNFGALVEVSASEPLPHVPWNDFGGYPVKVEVFRSVYSNPVKGSTGSYRGADITARDVFQHHLNVTVIHVPADSDLFGDRLPNGTFTGAIGRVLRHQADIVFTGFFIKDYLARDLAFSASLYSDAVCCLVRKASRIPEYLLPLFIFPADIWAMLCLLGIVCSLTWIALRATVRRSLPAQYERRFWSRRYRFAVLFNLPRTLRDASGRRQALQLVIDTFILLLSAPYRRFTRAGTERFFLTGLLLVSLIFVSLYQSGLAAVFVHPLYRRDIGSLAQLDDSGMAIPVKYRGFIDDVFPVNYSRLMDSLRGRMVHLQVQESMLTRVARLGNIATVTRKTSLALDNAVYMTTRQLHMIPECPRMYNLAYVMHRHSVFGECFNRVLLRMVGGGLINHWIDQMRYEWTLHNRRVVQNMMVSDFKVLTVLDMQFAFYVLAIGLSFAVGVIAGEVLYGRALQREHRLRNRRK, from the exons ATGTCGGGAAACAACGCTTGCCCTGGCTGCACCGTCATCGTCCTgtgcggcgtcgtcgtcgtcctaaCGTTCGCTGCCATTGTCCCGGAGCAGCCGAGCGTCTGGCCACGGTGGTCACCGGAGCTCAGCAAGCTGCTCGAGCTCGTCTTTGCGGCCGTCGACCGGATCGATGTGGTGAACAGTACCACGGACACCACGAATGACCCTGCGCTGGGAGCATTGCTGCGGTATAGAACCGTGCGCTGGTACACCGCCGATCCGATGCCGAGCGAGTGTGCGGACGGCAACAAACTCGGCGAGGACCTTGGCGACGAGCGGGCGAAACGGATGCAGTGGCTCTGGAACCAGAACAGCCACGACGGTGGCGGGTACCTCATCTACGGTGACTTGTCGGCCCTGTTGGGCCGGTACGTGTGCCTGTTCGATCCGGCCGCCACGTACCTGCTTTCGGGCGGCGTGGCGGACGCGGGGCTCGAGCGGCCCCAGTTACTGAGCGCGCTGCGGCTGATCTGGACCAAGCGCGGCGCCTTTCGGGTGTTCGTACACCTACGGGACGCCATCTTGACCTACAACCCGTTCGTGAAGTCGCGTGCAAACAACGGCGATGGGTGCGTCTCGAATTTCGGTGCCCTGGTGGAGGTCTCGGCCAGCGAGCCGTTGCCGCACGTACCGTGGAACGACTTCGGCGGCTACCCGGTGAAGGTCGAGGTGTTTCGCTCGGTGTACAGCAATCCGGTGAAGGGTAGCACCGGTTCCTACCGGGGCGCAGATATTACCGCACGGGACGTGTTCCAGCACCACCTGAACGTTACCG TGATCCACGTGCCGGCAGACAGCGATCTGTTCGGTGATCGACTACCGAACGGCACGTTCACCGGTGCCATCGGGCGCGTCCTGCGCCACCAGGCGGACATCGTCTTTACGGGGTTCTTCATCAAGGACTACTTGGCGCGCGACCTCGCGTTCTCGGCCAGCCTCTACTCCGACGCCGTCTGCTGCCTGGTGCGGAAGGCGAGCCGCATCCCGGAGTACCTGTTACCGCTGTTCATCTTTCCGGCCGACATCTGGGCCATGCTGTGTCTGCTTGGCATCGTCTGCTCGCTCACGTGGATTGCGCTTCGGGCCACCGTGCGGCGTTCGCTGCCGGCACAGTACGAGCGGCGCTTCTGGTCCCGCCGGTATCGGTTCGCCGTGTTGTTCAACCTCCCGCGCACCTTGCGCGACGCTTCCGGCCGGCGCCAGGCGCTCCAGCTTGTGATCGACACCTTCATACTGCTGCTGAGTGCCCCGTACCGGCGTTTCACACGCGCCGGCACCGAGCGGTTCTTTCTCACCGGCCTGCTGCTCGTCAGTCTGATCTTCGTGTCGCTCTACCAGTCCGGCCTGGCGGCCGTCTTCGTTCACCCGCTGTACCGCCGCGACATCGGCTCGCTGGCCCAGCTGGACGACAGTGGCATGGCGATACCGGTCAAGTACCGCGGCTTCATCGACGACGTATTCCCGGTCAACTACAGCCGGCTGATGGACTCGCTGCGTGGCCGCATGGTACACCTCCAGGTGCAGGAATCGATGCTGACGCGGGTCGCCCGCCTGGGTAACATCGCGACCGTCACCCGCAAAACCAGCCTGGCGCTGGACAACGCAGTCTACATGACGACGCGCCAGCTGCACATGATACCGGAGTGTCCGCGGATGTACAACCTGGCGTACGTGATGCACCGCCACTCTGTGTTCGGCGAGTGCTTCAACCGGGTGCTGCTCCGAATGGTGGGCGGCGGCCTCATTAACCACTGGATCGACCAGATGCGGTACGAGTGGACGCTGCACAACAGACGCGTCGTACAGAATATGATGGTGTCCGACTTTAAGGTGCTGACCGTGCTCGATATGCAGTTCGCGTTCTACGTCCTGGCGATCGGGCTCTCGTTCGCCGTGGGCGTAATCGCTGGCGAGGTCCTCTACGGTCGGGCACTGCAACGTGAGCATCGCCTGCGAAACCGGCGAAAGTAA
- the LOC131213604 gene encoding uncharacterized protein LOC131213604: MDEFIECPVCALHLRLDMDLDEHLYSHKKEYGINMFPPGGNSCGIIVAGSSKTNTGASHNDDVIIVTDDYLFNGHGTQSMHPSPGSATGCGSATGSGFPTESRSATESESAIGSGSAKETWILNQRDLLEAGPSGRRELDKVPQQCTTQREGTSGITIDSHRMTHDEALVTDAAPSTTSHDTLGHHTGSGSNWLQFAMQHPCYVQQPITEHEDPLGEDNEFEYEDAEDENEERDEMKRMIANMTQDLEIWKNDHIRIMTKTFYI, encoded by the exons ATGGATGAGTTCATCGAATGTCCGGTATGCGCGTTACACCTCCGGCTGGATATGGACCTGGATGAACATTTGTATAGCCACAAGAAGGAATATGGGATAAACATGTTTCCCCCTGGAGGCAATAGCTGCGGTATTATAGTAGCTGGAAGTAGCAAAACTAATACCGGAGCAAGTCATAACGATGATGTGATAATCGTTACTGACGATTATTTGTTTAACGGTCATGGTACTCAATCGATGCACCCGAGCCCAGGATCTGCTACAGGATGCGGATCTGCTACAGGGTCCGGATTTCCTACAGAATCCAGATCTGCTACAGAATCCGAATCTGCTATAGGGTCCGGATCTGCTAAAGAAACCTGGATCTTAAATCAGAGGGATCTGCTCGAAGCAGGTCCCTCCGGTAGACGTGAGCTTGACAAAGTTCCACAGCAATGCACAACCCAACGTGAAGGTACATCCGGAATCACAATCGATAGCCATCGTATGACACACGACGAAGCTTTGGTCACTGATGCCGCTCCTTCCACGACAAGCCATGACACCCTTGGTCACCACACTGGCAGCGGTAGCAACTGGCT CCAATTTGCGATGCAACACCCATGTTATGTACAGCAGCCCATCACTGAGCATGAAGATCCTTTGGGTGAAGATAACGAGTTTGAGTATGAAGACGCAGAGGATGAGAATGAAGAGCGGGATGAGATGAAGCGCATGATCGCTAACATGACGCAAGATCTCGAAATCTGGAAAAACGACCATATAAGAATAATGACAAAAACTTTCTATATTTAA
- the LOC131213474 gene encoding uncharacterized protein LOC131213474: MANTSESSDEFYDALEDDQSAFGIASSARMGKISGVTNRRSGKGSDCSQATYGAPVPVGSFTEAEFHESNRHAMPKHPILSKDLLAGEHSFKEPKLVKHSLRSQRFHELRHSMQNDEDENPGNILTPDSQNSSAEGVYISTSRSNYPFRVIESDVASIHSISSLGIVGRIMAGGSVDASGLNVGKDSSKRVALKSAERSSTDPDVITSTKQQTSASKGPIFTVAVAAERPVVPPRRKKKQRKLSSSSSEQFNMNEGLSLPAADSSSSEVLMVKLPPLVSGTTSKNSRGTNTNSSSTTGSHGGHSASGSEGITTTVDSYHGPTLPSPVTLESITREIENSFEEAASVVVTTSLSPDASSITSNSSPSAGVAAIGGSGDRSDVQSRKLLTGSMNRLTHVVGSVWESGIGGSIVSPLGSSNCPPVTGTSTSSVSPSGSVKSNSAPARVSLIDGGHGLNIYKAIKGQYVVKPTDGAFNKAEGPSREEIARLERIRKEFLNNVGPTTPLNLSYTGTSSLESGTRVSSFAKQLRLKERRKSAGDEDMLKQLNMYVRTHTDSGKQLTDMEILEQVPVKNLDTGENFPLSAVEEKLPQCINPLSLHIMRLTSHIPETDEESVGPQPDSDLVLQPGYEEELESEGGEGGRLKRRTAKLKRFFRSTAKKTVNKAKSIASEVSHARHKEDVADIQDVSNPEQNIKIKASSTNKGPYDFAKLQHVQDLSGEHTVAVWCMKFSSCGRLLATAGQDRMLRIWVLKDAYPFFQDMRTKYNADQKSSPTPSQESLNSLHNSSHISAEVEATALEAAADNSPGPFMPKSFCTYTGHTSDLLDLSWSKNYFLLSSSMDKTVRLWHISRRECLCCFQHIDFVTAIAFHPRDDRYFLSGSLDGKLRLWNIPEKKVALWNEVDGQTKLITAANFCENGKFAMVGTYDGRCIFYNTDQLKYHTQIHVRSTRGRNAIGRKISGIESMPGEDKILVTSNDSRIRLYDLRDLNLSCKYKGYFNSSSQIKASFSHDGKYIISGSENQCIYIWKTHHEYNKLSSVRRDRSDFWEGIKAHNATVTCAIFAPHPEAIIKSDPDEINLDNLNVSMNQSSVSKSEQQRKIGCRGYVLVSVDFNGCIKVFVNKTKPKHSSLPYTAIAE, translated from the exons ATGGCCAATACTAGCGAAAGCTCTGACGAATTTTACGATGCACTTGAAGACGATCAATCAGCATTTGGAATCGCTTCCAGCGCTCGAATGGGCAAAATCAGCGGCGTTACAAACAG GCGTTCCGGAAAAGGCTCCGATTGTAGCCAGGCAACGTATGGAGCACCAGTACCGGTGGGCAGCTTTACCGAAGCCGAATTCCACGAAAGCAACAGACACGCGATGCCTAAACATCCCATTCTTTCGAAGGATTTGCTTGCAGGAGAGCACTCTTTCAAGGAACCAAAATTAGTCAAACACTCG CTTCGTAGTCAACGATTTCACGAGTTGCGCCACAGCATGCaaaacgacgaagacgagaatCCTGGCAATATACTGACGCCTGACTCACAG AATAGTTCTGCCGAGGGTGTGTATATTTCCACCAGTCGATCGAACTATCCCTTTCGGGTTATTGAAAGTGATGTCGCGAGCATTCACAGCATATCTTCACTCGGTATCGTCGGTCGTATCATGGCAGGTGGCAGCGTTGACGCTAGCG GCCTCAACGTTGGAAAAGACTCGTCTAAACGGGTGGCCTTAAAATCAGCTG AGCGTTCTTCAACCGATCCGGACGTGATCACCAGCACAAAACAGCAGACGTCAGCCTCCAAAGGGCCGATCTTTACGGTCGCTGTCGCAGCCGAGCGACCTGTTGTACCACCGAgacggaagaagaaacagCGTAAACTATCGAGTAGCTCGTCCGAGCAGTTCAACATGAACGAGGGACTCAGCTTGCCGGCAGCAGACAGCTCATCCAGCGAAGTGTTGATGGTAAAGCTACCGCCATTAGTCAGCGGAACAACTAGTAAGAATAGTAGGGGCACCAACACAAATAGCTCCAGCACAACAGGAAGCCATGGCGGCCACAGTGCCAGTGGATCTGAGGGGATTACCACAACCGTTGATAGTTATCATGGCCCAACGCTGCCCTCTCCAGTGACACTGGAATCGATTACACGGGAAATCGAAAACTCTTTTGAAGAAGCGGCCAGTGTGGTTGTCACAACCAGTCTATCTCCCGACGCATCGagcatcaccagcaacagtagcCCCTCGGCGGGCGTTGCAGCGATTGGTGGATCAGGCGATCGAAGCGACGTGCAGTCGCGAAAATTGTTGACGGGATCGATGAATCGCCTTACACATGTAGTGGGAAGCGTCTGGGAGTCGGGTATCGGAGGGTCGATAGTGTCGCCACTTGGTAGTAGCAACTGTccaccggtcaccggcacCTCCACTTCCTCCGTCAGTCCTTCCGGCAGTGTTAAAAGCAATTCAGCGCCGGCGCGCGTGAGTTTGATTGACGGCGGGCATGGATTGAATATCTATAAAGCGATCAAGGGCCAGTACGTGGTAAAGCCGACGGACGGAGCATTCAACAAGGCGGAAGGACCGTCGCGCGAGGAAATCGCGCGGCTTGAACGTATCCGGAAAGAGTTCCTCAACAACGTTGGTCCAACGACACCGCTG AACCTGTCCTACACGGGCACGAGCAGTCTGGAGAGTGGAACGCGCGTTAGTTCTTTCGCCAAGCAGCTGCGCTTGAAGGAACGACGCAAATCTGCTGGCGATGAGGATATGCTCAAGCAGCTAAACATGTACGTCCGGACACACACAGATTCCGGCAAGCAACTTACGGACATGGAAATTCTCGAGCAGGTGCCAGTGAAAAATTTGGATACCGGTGAAAATTTTCCGCTTTCAGCAGTCGAAGAGAAACTACCGCAATGTATCAACCCTCTTTCGTTGCACATCATGCGCCTGACGAGTCACATACCGGAGACCGACGAAGAGTCAGTCGGCCCCCAACCAGACTCCGACCTGGTGCTGCAACCCGGATACGAGGAAGAGCTCGAATCAGAAGGTGGCGAAGGAGGTCGATTAAAGCGCAGGACCGCCAAGTTGAAGCGCTTCTTTCGCTCAACGGCAAAGAAAACTGTCAACAAGGCGAAATCGATCGCGTCAGAGGTATCGCACGCGCGACACAAAGAAGATGTTGCTGATATACAAGATGTAAGCAACCCGGAGCAGAACATCAAGATCAAAGCATCCAGTACGAACAAGGGACCGTACGATTTTGCCAAACTGCAACACGTGCAGGACTTGTCCGGTGAGCACACAGTTGCGGTGTGGTGTATGAAGTTCAGCAGTTGCGGACGCCTGCTCGCCACTGCCGGTCAAGATCGAATGCTGCGTATCTGGGTACTGAAGGATGCGTACCCGTTCTTCCAGGACATGCGTACCAAGTACAACGCGGATCAGAAATCGTCACCGACGCCGTCGCAAGAATCGCTGAATTCTTTACACAATTCGTCGCACATCTCGGCCGAAGTGGAAGCGACTGCACTCGAAGCAGCCGCAGACAACTCACCCGGTCCGTTTATGCCCAAGTCATTCTGTACATACACCGGTCACACCTCGGATTTGCTCGATTTGTCCTGGTCGAAAAATTACTTCCTACTGTCGAGTTCGATGGACAAAACTGTTCGCCTCTGGCACATATCCCGTCGCGAATGCCTCTGCTGCTTCCAACACATCGACTTCGTGACGGCGATTGCATTTCATCCTCGCGACGATCGCTATTTTCTCAGTGGCAGCCTTGACGGGAAACTACGATTATGGAACATCCCGGAGAAGAAAGTAGCATTATGGAATGAGGTCGATGGCCAGACAAAGCTAATAACGGCGGCAAACTTCTGCGAAAATGGCAAGTTTGCCATGGTCGGTACGTACGATGGGCGGTGCATTTTCTACAACACCGACCAGTTGAAGTATCACACACAAATCCATGTTCGTTCAACTCGCGGGCGAAATGCAATAGGACGGAAGATTAGTGGCATCGAATCGATGCCAG GAGAGGATAAAATTCTGGTGACTTCCAACGACAGTCGCATCCGGTTGTACGACTTACGGGATCTAAATCTTAGTTGCAAATATAAGGGATACTTCAACTCGTCGTCGCAGATCAAGGCTTCCTTCAGTCACGATGGCAAGTACATCATATCCGGTTCGGAAAATCAGTGTATCTATATCTGGAAAACGCACCATGAGTATAACAAACTCAGCTCG GTACGCCGCGATCGGAGCGACTTTTGGGAAGGCATCAAAGCGCACAACGCAACGGTCACCTGTGCAATCTTCGCACCACACCCGGAGGCAATCATAAAATCGGATCCAGACGAGATAAATTTAGACAAT TTAAATGTGTCCATGAACCAATCATCGGTGTCGAAATCCGAGCAACAGCGCAAGATTGGTTGCCGCGGCTACGTGCTGGTTAGTGTTGACTTCAACGGCTGCATCAAGGTGTTCGTAAACAAGACGAAACCTAAACACAGCAGTCTTCCCTACACAGCCATAGCAGAATAA